One genomic window of Cercospora beticola chromosome 5, complete sequence includes the following:
- a CDS encoding uncharacterized protein (BUSCO:EOG0926025H) — translation MSKRDRQEDGGDRPPKRARSEHQPAQVFEVTYARDLQRYLVFRQDGEQQQLLNGIASFKAFLESILYHKEEDNRGRQISILREYLDTQKPSDPKDTEHPFLAQLWQAWSFANQNNKDHLASTVCAVLSLLLKTLSGILDLREYGLLLCRTVLQHQHLRLIKRCLDGPKHKDFIISPSLRLLIEVTSFDGGVLAREVYKRREQTFDTSTIRRNLGLVKFDVSEEDARKRPSIRILTVRYLLVLFKHLHEGGKIDILNSKPLCSALFQFVQADPTDLVIELLSTVEQNILKDENVPRTSKAAMLTSQNLEKVTSVATRSLEEHAAADRAFDWLKAVCSKEAYGVLRKAGWYPAGTTEPRSKQSEDNIDLGLDSLEFYDDGEPINVRNSILLSYIATLRAHADERERELLLTCFRSAPELVAAYFYNSKLQLDPKLSNTWIGYASLMSEVVRLDVPHIVGEEGEAPLVPPQTKIMIENILPQPLTLQVLNRCLSQNEELIAFFAVRILIAALQKLEAVLVQLRKHSKSQLWEQASERLVQRFVERAPKLKDVFSVFRKMSDNHSHALQRESITRLMRLYYEVIPVQALEDPVDISNALTESLLHSEEPDVNTNDETGGLRALELEHLLTVARHSTGMRWFHKQGGLKYTPVVTLLRIHRREVTNSQIRLLLESVLTENGILNAIDDVQQSSPFDALVASVTALSDDSTAWDFIDDCIGRATRKPVKYVDDLEALDTSDATLPSILAAVVLEQASFVTAKDSEQGKAEAQWIVQFLSLLQLTSDGNAKLAEVSKRCMKVLAKLAKPDKAHASQALQTLKGALPMETSTANAEEAIENPQAPALAFDPPPAERENHTELFRWAQKDMDLAIEDGDISALILCLCSRHNDVRRQALTQLNKVKLQLRPSSIDPETIADDHTHISLLIGELTETFELHYLPFDKPLPYLAGTFASRALSIQTHPSHYLYAKLNHFLIRGAKWDVKRLPRYWIEKTFLAEPDDDDAYWKEVQWVLDWLVDGIRTSADLEILRKGDQKKDATKKPEVMEMVLALWGSTGAKRNRLVRERIAELVYRISCVDDGSDVLITRSGGLSWLKMAKKEDGNDMIEALKERIGEMCDGERIQNWKGLKMVEA, via the coding sequence ATGTCTAAACGCGACCGGCAGGAGGATGGAGGCGACAGGCCGCCTAAGCGCGCGCGGTCTGAGCATCAGCCCGCTCAAGTCTTCGAAGTAACGTACGCGCGAGACCTCCAGCGGTATCTGGTCTTCCGCCAAGATGGAGAACAGCAACAACTACTGAACGGCATCGCCTCTTTCAAGGCATTTCTTGAGAGTATCCTGTATCACAAGGAAGAAGACAATCGAGGACGGCAGATATCGATACTGCGAGAATATCTGGACACACAGAAGCCTAGCGATCCCAAGGATACCGAGCACCCATTTCTTGCACAACTATGGCAAGCCTGGTCTTTTGCCAACCAGAACAACAAAGATCATCTGGCATCCACTGTCTGCGCAGTGTTGTCGCTATTGCTCAAGACCCTCTCTGGAATCTTGGACCTGCGAGAATACGGACTGCTACTGTGCCGGACAGtcctgcagcaccagcatcTTCGTCTCATCAAGCGCTGTCTTGATGGTCCCAAGCACAAGGACTTCATCATCTCCCCATCTTTGCGACTGCTCATAGAAGTCACCAGCTTCGACGGAGGTGTACTGGCCCGAGAAGTGTACAAGCGCCGCGAGCAAACATTCGACACCAGCACGATTCGCCGCAATCTCGGGCTCGTCAAATTTGATGTCTCGGAGGAGGACGCTCGCAAGAGGCCATCTATCCGCATTCTCACAGTGCGATATCTCTTGGTTTTGTTCAAGCACTTGCACGAGGGTGGCAAGATTGACATCCTGAACAGCAAGCCACTTTGCAGCGCGCTGTTCCAGTTCGTACAAGCAGATCCCACCGATCTGGTCATCGAGCTGTTATCTACAGTGGAGCAGAACATTCTCAAGGATGAAAATGTACCTCGGACGTCCAAAGCTGCTATGTTGACATCGCAAAATCTGGAGAAGGTGACTTCAGTTGCCACTCGTAGTCTCGAAGAGCATGCTGCGGCCGACCGCGCCTTCGACTGGCTGAAGGCTGTATGCAGCAAAGAAGCTTATGGAGTGCTGAGAAAGGCCGGCTGGTACCCTGCTGGAACTACAGAGCCACGCTCGAAGCAGTCTGAGGACAACATCGACCTCGGACTGGACAGTCTGGAGTTCTACGATGACGGCGAACCCATCAACGTTCGTAACAGTATCTTACTGTCGTACATTGCCACTTTGCGTGCTCATGCTGACGAGCGAGAACGGGAACTGCTCTTGACGTGCTTCCGGTCTGCTCCAGAACTGGTTGCGGCATACTTTTACAACAGTAAACTGCAGCTCGACCCGAAACTTTCCAATACCTGGATTGGATATGCTTCGCTGATGTCTGAGGTGGTGCGCCTCGATGTGCCTCACATtgttggcgaagaaggagaagcaccACTGGTTCCGCCACAGACGAAGATCATGATTGAGAACATCTTGCCACAGCCGCTCACATTGCAAGTCCTCAATCGCTGTCTAAGTCAAAATGAGGAActcatcgccttcttcgccgtccGCATCCTGATTGCTGCTTTACAGAAATTGGAAGCTGTCCTTGTGCAGCTACGAAAGCACAGCAAGAGCCAGCTATGGGAGCAGGCCAGTGAACGACTGGTACAACGCTTCGTCGAACGAGCGCCCAAGCTGAAAGATGTGTTCTCTGTCTTTCGGAAGATGTCGGACAATCATTCGCATGCCCTGCAAAGAGAGTCCATCACCAGACTGATGCGCTTGTACTACGAAGTGATTCCTGTTCAAGCGCTCGAGGACCCTGTGGATATATCCAATGCCTTGACAGAatcgctgctgcacagcGAGGAGCCTGATGTCAATACAAATGATGAGACTGGAGGTCTACGGGCGCTGGAGCTTGAGCATCTACTCACCGTCGCGCGACACAGTACTGGCATGCGTTGGTTCCATAAGCAAGGTGGCCTAAAATACACTCCTGTTGTCACACTGCTGCGTATACATCGGAGGGAGGTGACCAACTCGCAGATCCGCCTACTGCTCGAAAGCGTGCTCACCGAGAACGGCATTTTGAACGCAATTGATGATGTTCAACAGTCGTCGCCTTTTGATGCTCTGGTCGCGAGCGTTACAGCACTTTCCGATGACAGCACTGCGTGGGACTTCATCGACGACTGCATCGGACGTGCAACACGGAAGCCGGTCAAATACGTCGATGATCTTGAAGCCCTTGATACTTCTGACGCAACATTGCCAAGCATCCTTGCGGCCGTCGTGCTTGAGCAGGCTTCATTCGTGACCGCAAAAGACTCCGAGCAAGGCAAAGCAGAGGCACAATGGATTGTCCagttcttgagcttgctACAGCTTACCTCGGACGGCAATGCAAAACTCGCCGAGGTCTCAAAGAGATGCATGAAGGTGCTGGCCAAGCTGGCGAAACCTGACAAAGCTCATGCTTCTCAGGCTTTGCAGACACTAAAGGGTGCGTTGCCAATGGAGACTTCTACAGCGAATGCGGAAGAGGCAATCGAAAACCCACAAGCTCCAGCTCTAGCCTTCGATCCACCACCAGCTGAGCGAGAGAACCACACCGAACTCTTCCGCTGGGCTCAAAAGGACATGGACCTCGCAATCGAAGACGGCGATATCTCAGCCTTGATCCTTTGCCTCTGCTCCAGACACAACGATGTCCGCAGACAAGCCCTCACCCAACTGAACAAAGTCAAACTCCAACTGCGACCATCCTCCATCGACCCCGAAACAATTGCCGACGACCACACGCACATCTCCCTTCTGATCGGCGAACTCACCGAAACCTTCGAACTCCACTACCTGCCTTTCGACAAGCCTCTTCCTTACTTGGCAGGTACTTTCGCCTCCCGTGCCCTAAGCATCCAAACTCATCCTTCTCATTACCTCTACGCCAAACTGAACCACTTCCTCATCCGAGGCGCGAAATGGGACGTCAAACGTCTTCCTCGATACTGGATCGAGAAGACTTTCCTTGCCGAAcctgatgatgacgatgcttACTGGAAAGAAGTGCAATGGGTGCTAGACTGGCTCGTCGATGGCATTCGCACTTCTGCGGACCTCGAGATTCTGAGAAAAGGCGATCAGAAGAAAGAtgcgacgaagaagccggAAGTGATGGAGATGGTTTTGGCGTTGTGGGGAAGTACTGGGGCGAAGAGGAATCGGCTTGTGAGAGAGAGGATTGCGGAATTGGTGTACAGGATTAGTTGTGTGGATGATGGCTCAGATGTTTTGATTACGAGGAGTGGAGGGCTGAGCTGgttgaagatggcgaagaaagaggatGGGAATGACATGATAGAAGCATTGAAGGAGAGGATTGGAGAGATGTGTGATGGAGAGAGGATACAGAACTGGAAAGGTCTCAAAATGGTGGAAGCTTAG
- a CDS encoding uncharacterized protein (BUSCO:EOG09261FAX), producing the protein MSDSRFEALQKDPRYRLPSRKEARTSVDPRFKTLFTDQDFRKKATVDRYGRKIKPEAGKKELERLYRLEKKPKKQEREVAGSSEEDSEEESEEEEELVTAKKHDPARDGGFDESSSSEEETSDEEEDSDEDEEEDEEAELADATAGHEQTEEIPMGEVTKRIACVNLDWDNIRAADIMAVAQSFLPASGKVESVVIYPSEFGRERLAREEVEGPPREIFASSKRKNQQEEDDDSESEDDETIKERLLKQQASEGEEFDSAKLRQYQLERLRYYYAVIECSDEHTAKTLYDAMDGREYLSTSNFFDLRFVPDDTCFEDDEVHDECMQLTQGYTPNDFRTEALTHSKVQLTWDQDDATRKEVQKRAFSRAELDENDLQAYIGSDDSDADSTSSRMSVAEKKKKAKAAVLRAKLGLGAEPEKASGNDKEVVGDMQITFTSGLSNTKDKGSVFENEPQDEESTKQRYIRKEKERKQKRKERMKARANGQVEDSDAEEQPVETAANGADADSEDDDPFNDPFFNDPALAAKQEKAAKKAERDAKRAEKEKAAVEAEGRKAELELLMAGEDGAEHFDMRDIEKAERQAKKKGKHAKKNKKDVVEDDFKVETNDPRFAALFESHEYAIDPTNPKFKKTKGMETLLEEGRKKRKGRHNEEDDDAPPKESRKKAKSEQKQSANGADDDVKGLVARLKGKNKGKSKSR; encoded by the coding sequence ATGTCGGACAGTCGCTTCGAAGCTCTTCAGAAGGATCCGCGATACAGATTGCCTTCGCGAAAAGAAGCGCGCACATCAGTCGACCCTCGCTTCAAAACTCTCTTCACCGATCAGGATTTCCGCAAGAAGGCGACTGTCGATCGATATGGGCGCAAGATCAAGCCCGAAGCGGGCAAGAAGGAGCTTGAGAGGCTGTATCGACTAGAAAAGAAACCAAAGAAACAGGAGCGAGAGGTTGCGGGCAGTAGCGAGGAGGACAGtgaagaggagagcgaggaagaggaagaactgGTCACTGCGAAAAAGCACGATCCTGCGCGCGATGGAGGATTCGATGAGAGTTCGTCGAGCGAGGAAGAGACttcggacgaggaagaagacagcgacgaggatgaagaagaggacgaagaggccGAGCTTGCAGATGCGACAGCCGGGCACGAGCAGACAGAAGAAATTCCTATGGGTGAGGTCACAAAACGAATAGCTTGCGTGAACCTGGATTGGGACAACATAAGAGCTGCAGATATCATGGCTGTTGCACAAAGCTTCTTGCCTGCCAGTGGCAAGGTGGAGAGTGTTGTCATATATCCTAGCGAATTTGGCCGAGAACGCCTGGCGAGGGAAGAGGTGGAAGGGCCGCCAAGAGAAATCTTTGCATCGTCGAAACGAAAGAAtcagcaggaagaggatgacgacagcgagagcgaggacgacgagacaATCAAGGAGCGGCTGTTGAAGCAGCAGGCCAGTGAAGGAGAGGAATTCGACTCAGCCAAGTTGAGGCAGTATCAGCTGGAGCGACTGCGGTACTACTATGCTGTGATTGAGTGCTCGGACGAGCACACTGCCAAGACACTATACGATGCCATGGACGGGCGAGAATATCTGTCGACATCCAATTTCTTCGATCTGCGCTTCGTTCCGGACGACACATgcttcgaggacgatgaagtaCACGACGAATGCATGCAGCTCACGCAAGGGTATACGCCAAACGACTTCCGGACAGAAGCTTTGACACACTCGAAAGTGCAATTGACCTGGGATCAAGACGATGCGACACGGAAGGAAGTGCAGAAACGAGCTTTCTCTCGAGCAGAGCTGGACGAGAACGATCTTCAGGCGTACATCGGATCGGATGACAGTGATGCAGACAGCACTTCGTCGCGGATGTCAGTCGcggagaaaaagaagaaggcaaaagcgGCGGTTCTGCGGGCAAAGCTTGGCCTAGGTGCTGAGCCTGAGAAGGCCTCGGGCAACGACAAAGAGGTTGTAGGAGACATGCAAATTACGTTCACTTCAGGTCTTAGCAACACCAAGGACAAAGGTAGCGTGTTTGAGAACGAGCCACAAGACGAAGAGTCGACGAAACAGCGATACATTCGCAAGGAGAAGGAACGAAAGCAGAAGCGAAaggagaggatgaaggcTCGAGCCAATGGTCAAGTTGAGGACTCAGATGCCGAAGAGCAGCCTGTCGAGACTGCAGCGAATGGCGCCGACGCTGAttcagaagatgatgatccCTTCAATGACCCATTCTTCAACGATCCTGCTCTCGCGGCCAAGCAAGAAAAGGCGGCTAAGAAAGCAGAGCGAGATGCAAAACGAGCAGAGAAAGAAAAGGCTGCGGTAGAAGCTGAAGGCCGCAAAGCAGAACTCGAGCTTCTTATGGCAGGCGAGGACGGCGCAGAGCACTTCGACATGCGAGACATTGAAAAGGCAGAGAggcaagcgaagaagaaaggcaagcacgcgaagaagaacaagaaggatgttgtcgaagatgATTTCAAAGTCGAGACTAACGATCCGCGATTCGCTGCGCTGTTCGAGAGTCATGAATATGCAATTGATCCTACGAATCCAAAGttcaagaagacgaagggGATGGAGACTCTGCTGGAAGAGggcaggaagaagagaaagggaAGACAtaatgaggaggatgacgacgCTCCACCGAAGGagagcaggaagaaggcgaaatcAGAACAGAAGCAGAGTGCTAATGGTGCTGATGACGATGTGAAGGGCCTTGTGGCGAGGCTGAAGGGCAAGAATAAGGGCAAAAGTAAAAGTAGGTAA